The genomic stretch GTGCACATTGCAGATCACCTGTGGCGCGAGGACCTGCAGGACCGCCAGACCCGCAGCAACCGGGTGTCTGCGGCATTCTCCATGCTGAAAAAAATCCTCCGTGAAGTGGACGCCCTTTACGAGGACCTGATCCTGCGGGATCCCAGAGAAGGCTGGATGCTCCATGAAAAGTTTGAGGTCACTTCAGACCTCGATCTGTACATGGACTGGGACCACCTGAGCATGGACACCCAGATGGATTTGCTGCACAAACTGCCCGCCCAGTTTTTCAGCACCATCAACACCGACTGGGCCGAAACGGTGCGGGAACAGCTGCGGGCCTCAGCGGCTTACCTGGCCCGCGAAATTGCAGGAGACCTGGCCATCAAGGGAAAAATGCAAGAAGCACTGGATGTGCTGGAACTGGGTTTGCGCATCGATCCCCATGCTTTTGAGTTGATGGAACAGGGCATCAATTACGCCCGTGCTGCAAGGCAGTTCCAGCGGGCAGCAGAACTCAGCCAGTTGCTCAACCAGGAGGTGGGGAAAAACATGCCCCTCAAACACCAGCGGACCCAGCACAACCTGCAAACCTTCAGAAATTGCACCCTGCAGCACCTGCAACTTGATGGAGGGGTGGTGTTGCAGACAGATTGCAATGCCGGAACCCTCATCTCTGCCGAAATCCCCTGTGATCCTTTCACTTCCATGATCCTGTCCTGGAATGCCCGTGCCCCCACGGGCAGCATGCTGGAGTTCTCTGTGCGGGTGAAAGTGGCAGGTGAGTGGTCTGGTGACTACTCTTTCGGGGAATGGTCTGAAGCGTCCCGCAACAGCCGCAGGGGCCAGAAAGACCAGCACGGCCACATGGACACCGATGTGCTGAAACTGTTCACCCCGGCCACCGCTTACCAGTACTGCGTGACCTTCAGCAGGCAGACCGACCGCACTTCTCCGCTGCTGCACGACATCTCTGTGCTGACCACTGGAGAACAGGATGAACAAAGTTCAGCGCCTGCCCAGCAGCAGAAAGCCTGGGGGCTGGAATTGCAGGTTCCCTCCATGTCTCAACTCACCTACGAGGAGGGGGCAGGCTGGTGCAGTCCCACCTGCCTGAAAATGGTGCTGGGATTTCACGGGGTGGAAACCACTGTGCCAGAACTGGCCCAGCGGGTGTATGACGGCACCTACCGGGGCACCGGCAACTGGGTGTTCAACACGGCTGCCGTTGCTGCATTTGGCATGAAGGGCCATGTGAACCGCCTTGCAAGCCTGAATGAAGCTGAAACCTATATTGCGCGGGGCATTCCCTTGATCATCAGCATCAGCTGGAAAGACGGAGAACTGCACGGAGCCCCACTGCCCCGCTCCGCTGGTCACCTGCTGTTGCTGGCAGGCTTCACTGAAAATGGCGATGTGATCGTGCGGGATCCGGCAGCCGTTCACGTGGCAGAAGTCCGGCGCATTTACCGCAGGAGAGAATTGCAGCAGGTCTGGCTGAGGCACTCCCAGGGCATGTGTTATGTGATTGAGCCTGTTGTTGCAGACAAGTCTGCCCCCCAGTCCAGAGTGCAGCCCTCTGATTTCTCTGAGCTTTCCTGACAGGTCAGGCCTGATGGGTTGCCTCAAATACCAACAAGTTTTTCTGATATTTTGTTATTTTTTATGGGATTTTCCGAGAAACCCTCCAATTTTACCGCGAAATTGGCACAAATGAACAGACCAGAAAACCCTTCTCCCAGAAGAATATCGCGTAGATCGCCAATCCAGACGCACTTAATCAATTTCCCCTGAAAATCCACACAATATTACCAACAAAATAATTTGACAGTTAACGATTTTATTGGTAATATTTTGGTGTACCCCCAATTCACACCATGCCGCTTTGATGGCGGCAGAAGCTCAGGCTGCCTGTTCCGGTCAGGTGGGCTGCGTTTCACAGGAGCATTCATGCGAAAAACCACCCCTGTCCTCGCAGTGGCCCTGCTCAGCACCCTGATGGCCTGCAACCCTGGACCGCAACCCCAGCAACAGCACCCCGGCCAGATCACCACCCAGGGTCAGACCTCCATCAAAAACGCCGACCCCAGTGTGATCCGGGTGGGCAGCACCTATTACTCTGTCGAATCCGACGGACGGCTGATTTTCGTGAGGGCCGCATCCTCACCTGCAAATCTGGCCAGCGCAGCACGGGTGCAGGTGTGGGGCAACCCCGGCAACATCCCGGAAATCTGGGCCCCGGAAATCATCCGGGACCCTGCCACCAACACCCACTACATTTACTTCGCAGGTGGAGCAGGATCGGCCCACCGCATGTACTACATCAAATCCAACTCGCCCCAGTCCGGGTACAACGGGGCCACCTTCATGAACCTGCCCGACAACAAATGGGCCATTGACGGAACCGCCTTCAAATACAAAAACCAGTGGTACTTCACCTGGTCCGGGTGGGCCGGAGACACCAACGGAGAACAGAACATTTATGTGGCCACCATGTCCAGCCCCACCACCGTGACAGGCGGGCGTTTCATCATCTCGCAGCCCAGAGAAAGCTGGGAGAAAGTGGACCCCAACCCCCCCACCCGCGTGAATGAAGGCCCCCAGCCGATCATTGACCCCAGCGGGCAACTGCACATTGTGTACTCTGCCAACGGCAGCTGGGATGTCAATTACTGCCTGGCAGATTTGCGCCTCAAACTGAATGGCAGCGTCACCTACGTGTGGGATTACTACAAATCCAACGGCTGCCTGTTCTCCAGCAACGCCCCCATGATGGGCGGCTGGAACCAGACCCTCAATGCCAAAGGGGTTGGGCACCATTCCTTCGTGCTGCTTGATGGGGACATCAACACCAGCCCACCCTCCGGAGCCAGCTTCCCGCTGATGTACCACGGGGTGCCCAAAGCCGACAACCCCAATCCATTCTGGGCCGGGCGTTACTGGTACACCGGGACCTTCATGTGGTGGGGCAACACCACCTACACCCGTGGCAGTGACAGCAACACCGGCTGGAGCCTGAAGTTCTTCGAGTGAATTGCTGTATTTTATGAAACACCCACCAGAAACCTCTTGTTCTTCTGTCAAACGCTCCAAAACCTGAAAAACAAAAAACCAGAAAGGGGACACTGCAAGGTGTCCTCTTTCTGCTTGAGCTGTTTGCAAAAACAGCCATTGCAGAAAAACCACACCATTCATTCGCCGTCCTGGCCGTTAACGATCTGTTAACGGCCCTTTGTGCAAGATGAATTCAGCAGAAAGGAGTGCACTGCAAAATACCCCCTGGAACACCGACAGGGACGCTTCATGGCAGGCTTCATCTGTTGCGACATTGACAGCGATTCATGCTCCACAGTCAAACACCCAGGCACACCCATCAGGAGGATTTCATGACCGCACAACCCAAAAACCAATCCCAGGAAGCCCAGACCCAGCAAACCCAGGCTGCCCCCACCTTTCCCAACATCGCATTTCTGGGACGGGGATACGATTTGCTGCTCACCGACCCCCTGGATTATGCCAGTGGAGGGAGCCGCGCCACCGTGATTGCCCTGCAATACAAAAACGACAACGTGCAGCTGGTGGCCAATGACCATTTTCGTTTTCCAGACAGCACCCAGAACAATCCCGATCCGGGCGGCACCACCAGCCTGACCTTCCAGCAGATGTTCCGCCAGAGCGATTACCAGTCACAGTTTGGGGAAACCGCCACCATCAGCGGCGGCATTCCATTGATCGCCAAATTCAGCCTCAGCGAGTCTTACAGCCAGTCTTTTTCGCAGAAAAGCAGCCTGCAGAGTTCCACCCTTTACACCTGGCGGGAGGTGCGGCTGGTGACGGTCAATTTCACGCCAGCCCTGGACGATCCTCCGCCCCTGGTGCTGGACACCGACTTTGCCAACGCTGTGGAAAACCTGTCCAGCAGCAGTGCAAGTGACCCCACCTACCAGGAGTTCATCCAGCAGTTTGGCACCCACTACACCACCTCGGTGAGCTTTGGGGGGAGGGCCTACCAGTACACAGTGGTGGAGGCCAGCACCTTCAGCAGCATGATCGCGCAGAGCATTGATGTGCAGGCCGGGGCTTCCGGGGCCTTTGACATTTTCACGGGAAGTGCCTCGGGCAGCTACAACCAGCAGAACACCCAGAGTTACCAGTCTGCCACCGAGAGCAGCACCACCCTGAAAAACTTCTCTGGAGGCAGTCCTTTTGACAGCTGGGACAACTGGGTGTCCAGTGTGGGTGGTCAGCCGGTGCCCATCGCCCTGACCCTGGCCCCGCTGAGTGACCTTCTGAACGGCACCAACTTTCCCAATGACCCGGACATCGCCACCCGGCAAAGCCTGCTGGAAACCGCCATCACCAATTACCTGCAGGCCAACAGTGCGCCCCTGAACAACCCGCAGCCGTTGCAGTCCGATTCCACGCAATTTTACCTGGTCAACGCTGGCGGCCAGTATCTGGCACGCACCCAGGATCCCAGCGAATCGGGCAACCTCGCCATGGTGTCTGATCCCACCTCCAGCAGCGTGTTCATGTACAACGGACCTTCTCCGCTGGCACCTGACACTTTTGTGGCCCTCACCAACAACACCTTTGGAGGACACGTGGATGCAGGTTCAGACGGCAGTCAGGTGGTGTTCACCTTCGCAGAGAACAACGGTTACCAGCAAACCCAGCTGGTGTCGGTGTTCAACAACCCGGCCAGTCCGGTGTCTGGACTGGGCACCCTGCCCAGCAACCTGATGACCGGAGATCAGGTTTACGTGTTGCACAAAACCGCTGGAGCCATGCAGGCCTCTGGCAGTCAGGTGCCCGCAGTGGCCAACCCCACCCCTGGCGACCCGAGTCTGGTCTGGACCATCGTGTCAGGCAACGGCGAGTGATTCCTGATTGATTTTGCTGTGCTGAATTGAAACCACGAAGAAGCAGACTGAAGCCTTGGGGACCTTCAAAGCTTCAGTCTGCTTGCTTGATCCTGTCAGGCGGTTCTGGGCCAGTACACGATCACAATAGCCCCGATCAGGGCAATGAAGGCCCCCACCATGCTCGGGGTGTCCGGGGTTTTTCCATCCACCATCCAGCCCCAGAGCAAAGACAGCACGCTGAACAGGCCGCCGTAGGCTGCATACACGCGGCCAAAATCCAGAACAGCGGGTTGCAGGGTGGGCAGGATGCCATAAAGCACCAGAATCAGGCCTCCAAGAATTCCCATCCAGAGGGGCTTTCCTTCTCGCAGCCACAGCCAGACCAGGTACCCTCCGCCCATCTCGGCGAGGCCTGCCAGCAGGAGCAGAAAGATCGAGTTCAGCATGGGTTGGTTGCGGCAGGTCAGGCCCGGTTTCTGCGCAGCCTCCACCACCCCCCGAACAGCACCACCACCACTCCGATGCCGAGGAGCAGCATGTCGTATTTTTTGCCCCAGGCCAGCAGGCTGCTCAGACCAAATCCGGCCCCTGCAGCAAACAGGATCGGGGCCAGTCCACAGCACAGGATGCCGCAGGCGCCCACCCCTACAATGCCCAGCCACCCAAGGGCTTTGGAGGGTTTTTTGCTGGGCACTTTGCAGGTCTGGCCCTCATTCATCACGGACCTCCGGCAGGGTGCAGCTTGCGGTGCTGTTGGTGGTGCTGTTGGTGGTGCTGTTGGTGGTGCTGTCTGCACAGCACACCTGTGTGGTGTTGCCAGGGCAGCCTGTTTCGGTGTGGGGAAGAAGGGTCTGGAATTCTGTTTCCATTGCAATCAGGTTGATGGGTTCCATGCCCCCACTGTGCACCCTCCCCTCAGGGGGAGAGTCAAGCCTCTGAAAGCAGCACCACACAACAGGAGCTGGTACAATTCAGGGATTCCTGCTGTCTGGCCCAGTCCAGACGGGATTGCAGGTTCTCTTTGAGCTGCTGGATGTCTGAGATGCGCTGTTTGGCTTCCTGAATGTGACGTTCCAGAGCCGCAATGACGGTGCTGCATTCGCTGTCACCAGAGCAGCCCTGCTGCAGCACGGTTTTGATTTCGGTCAGAGACCAGCCCAGCTTCTGGGCAGAGCGGATGAACTGCACTTCTTCCAGCGCTTTCTCCGTGTACTGGCGGTACTGGCTTTCACTCACCGTGTGGGTGAGGAGGCCCTGATCGCTCCAGTACCTGAGCGTCTTGATGGACTCAGAGGTGGTTTTTGAGAGCTGGCCAATGGTAAAAAGCATAAAGACAGTGTAGGGCTTTCAGAAGGGATTGCATCCACATGCTCTTGACGATGATCAGCAGCATCCATTATCGTTGAATCGGAGAAAGACGATATGATGAGCTGGAACCGCCTGTCTGATTTGTTAAAAGCCCTGAATGGCGAAACCCGCCAGAAAATCCTGCTCTCCCTGTTCAGGGACGGCAAAGAGCGCACCGTCAATCAGGTGGCAGAAGAAATGGGGCTCGGGCAGAGCACCGCCAGCGAACACCTCACCCAGATGAAGCGGGCCGGAATCCTGACCTCCAGACGCATGGGCAAGGAAGTGCTGTACCGCCCTGACCGCGAGGAATTGCTGTCTCAGTTGAGAGATCTTCAGCAACTTGTGGAAGAGTGCTGCCCTCCAGAGCCCTGATTTTTTGGTTTTCATATCGTCAAATCCCGAAATAACGAAAGGACAAACATGCTGGACACCCTGATCATTGGCGCAGGACAGGCGGGGCTCGCCACCGCCTATCACCTCAGAAACACTGGATTGAACTGCCTTTTGCTGGAAGCTGCCCAAAAAAACCAGGGCAGCTGGCCCACCTATTACAACAGCCTCACCCTCTTTTCCCCGGCCCGATTTTCCGCTTTGCCAGGGCTGCCTTTTCCGGGGAAACCGGACCATTATCCCACCCGCGATGAAGTCGGGCAGTACCTGCAAAATTATGCAAAGCATTTCCGGTTTCCCATCCAGACAGGCAGCAGGGTGATCAAGATCAGTGCATTGGACAGCCATTTTGAAATCCTCACCCACCCAGGTGAAACCCTGCAGTCTCGCAGCGTGGTGGTGGCCAGTGGTCCCTTCAACCGCCCACATGTCCCCCATTTTCCGGGGCAGGAGCGTTACACCGGGCACCTCCTGCACAGCAGCCAGTACCAGAGCTGGGAAGATTTTGCAGGCAAACGGGTGGTGGTGGTGGGTGCCGGGAATTCCGCTGTGCAGATCGCCTGTGAACTTGCCCGGCACGCCACAGTGACCCTGGCCACCCGCAACAACATCCGCTTTGCCCCTCAAAAACTGCTGGGGGTGGATTTTCACCATCACCTGTCCCTGATTGACCGTCTGCCCCTGGGGCACCTGCTTCCACTGGGGAACAGCAGCCTGGTTTTTGACACCGGAACATACCAGCAGGCCATCCGGGAAGGCAAACCCGATCAAAGGCAGGTTTTCCAGTCTTTTACACCCCATGGGGTGCAGTGGTCAGAAGGCAACAGTGAAAAGGTGGATGCGGTGATCTTCGCCACAGGATTTTTGCCAAACCTGCCGTTTCTAGAAGGCACACCAGCCCTGGATGCAAGGGGATTTCCAGTTCAGAAACAGGGGGCCAGCCTGACCATGCCTGGACTGTATTTTGTGGGGCTTTCAGGTCAGCGCACCCTGGCTTCTGCCAGCTTAAGAGGTGTGGGACAGGATGCAGCAGTGGTGGTCAGGCATCTAAAAAACCACTTGCAGCACCCTCAAAGAAAGGGCATCACATCCACACATTGACATTTATCTATCTTTTGATTAACATGATCCCATGAGCCCCGCAGTCCCCCTGATCCAGCTGGACACCACATTTGAGTCTGCTTCCCTTGAACAGGAACAACTTGACCAGGTGGCCTGGATCTTCAAGGCCCTGTCAGACCCCATGCGACTCAAGATCCTGCTGTTCCTGCACAAACCCGAAGGCAACTGCTGCGGGCCAGACATCTGTGCCTGTGATCTGGAAAGCGTCACAGGGCTCACCCAGCCCACGGTCAGCCACCACATGAAATGCCTGATTTCTGCAGGATTGGTTTCCGGGGAAAAACGGGGCAAGTGGATGTATTACCAGATCAACAAGAAAGGTTTTGCCCTGATCCAGCGGTTTTTGCCGCTGCTGGGAGGCTGAACGTCTCCTCTTTTTTTGCCCAACACATTGATGACAGTCAATGTTTCTTCGAAAGGAGTTTTCCCATGATCCAGATTTCCGAGCATCTCACCACCCGCCGTTTCCTGCAAACCCTCGAAGAACAGCAAGGCCTGCCCCTGGTGTTCCATCTTGGAGAGGACAAAGTGGTCCCGGTGGGATACCACGTTACCGAGATCAAAGCCGTGACTTTTGAAACGGTGGACTGCGGCGGCAAAGTGAACCAGTGGAAAGACACCATCGTGCAACTCTGGCGATCGAATCATGAAAAAGACGACCAGCACATGACCGCAGGCAAATTCCTCAAAATCTATGGTCAGGTGGCCTCCAGGGTCCATGTGCAGCAGGATGCTGAAATCAAATTCGAATATGGGGACGATGGAGCGCCCGCCGTGCACTTCGAAGTCTCTGACCTGCGCGTTTCTGACGGACAGTTGCAAGTGCATCTGGACTGGGTGGGCGTGCGCTGCAAGGCTGCAGACCGTGCCCGTGAAGCTGCTGTTCTGTCTGGTCAGAGTGAGAGCACCTGCTGTGGAACATCATCCAGCACGGAAAACAAAACCTCTGGTGGGTGTGGGTGCTGAAACCCTTTTATGGCTGGACCCTTGCACGGGTCCTGGCTGTGACCTGCACCCTCTCTTACGGGATTCTGTACTACACCTTTTCAGTGTTCACCCTCCCCATGGAACAGGAACTCGGCTGGACCAGGGCACAGACCAGTCTGGGGTTCTCCATTGCCCTCCTGGTCTCTGGACTGCTGGGACCGATCCTGGGAAAACACGTCGACAAAAAAGGAGCCCGGAGCCTCATGACCCTGGGTTCTTTGATGGGCAGTGTGCTGGTGCTCCTCTGGGCGAATGTTCAGACCATCTGGCAATACTTTGCAGTCTGGACCCTGATGGGGGTCGCCTGGGCCGCTGTGTTTTACGAAGTGGCATTCACAGTCATTGCCCACTGGTTCAAACAACACCGTTCCAGAGCCCTCCTCATGATCACCCTGGTGGCGGGACTGGCCAGCACCATCTTCATTCCACTGTCCACCTGGCTGCTGGCCCACTTCAGCTGGAGGATGTCCCTGCAGGTTCTCTCAGGAATTCTTGCCCTGGGAACCATCCTGCCCCACCTGATTTTTCTGCGCAGCTTTCCCTGCGAAGTTGGACAGACGGTGGATGGTTTGCCTGAAACGCTCCCCAGCCAGCCCGTTTTGTCTTCCGAGAAACCCAGCATGGTCCTGAGAACTGCCACGTTCTGGTGGCTGACCGTGTCTTTCATGTTTGGAGCCGCGAACAGCATTGCCCTGGCCGCCCACATGGTCCCCATGCTCACGGAAAGAGGGTACAGTCCAGCTTTGATCTCCACAGCAGCAGCACTGGTGGGCTTCATGTCCCTTCCAGGACGCGCAATTTTCACGCCACTCAGCGACGAAAAGGTGTCCAGCCTGAACCTCACGGTGGTCACCCTTTCAGCGCAAGCACTCGCATTCCTGAGCCTGCTGGTGCTGCCCGGGCAACTGGGACTGTGGCTGTTTGTGGGTCTGTTCGGGCTCAGCAACGGAGCCCTCACCCTGGCCCGTGCAAAGCTCATTGCAGACACTTTTGGCACCAGCAATTATGGCTTCATCAGCGGAGCAATGAATTTGTGGGCCTCCCTTGCCAAAGCCTTTTTCCCGGTGCTGATGGGACTGCTGTACCTGCGCTTCCATGGATATGGACCTGTCCTGATCAGCCTCAGTGTCCTCTCTGTGCTGTCCATCTTTTCGGTCTGGCAGGCAGGGCGATTCCACCCACATGCAAATTCCAGCAGAACCCAGAACACCTGAGCTCACTCAGGCCTGGGTTTCTGATGCAAAAATTCTGCCAGCAATGCACCCACAACTGCTCCCAGCAACGGACCCACCCAGAACACCCAGTGATCGTGCCATGCACCAGAAAACAGGGTCGGTCCAAAAGCCCGTGCAGGATTCAGCATGAGTCCAGTCAGAGGACCGGCCACACAGATCAGACTGGTGATGGTCAGACCCACAATCAGGGGTGCCTGAGGGTGGTTCTGGTGGGTGCCCACCCGAAAGATCACGAAGGTCAGAATGGCTGTGAACAGGACTTCCACTTTCAGGCCTCCAGGAAGGTCCAGTCCAGCAAAGAAGCCTGGCGTGCCGTAGTTTACCTGTTTTGAAGCTTCTGGCAGCAGGCTCTGGAGTGTTGCGATGGCAACTGCAGCACCTGAAAGCTGGGCCAGCACATACCCGAAGAAGTCTCCTGGAGGCAGCCTTCTGGTGACCAGGAAGGCAAAACTGACAGCCGGATTGAAGTGGGCACCGGAGATCTTCCCTACACTGTAGGCCATGAACATCACGCCCATGCCGTGCCCCAGGGCAATCCCCAGCAGGCCTGCATGGAGGGTTCCCGTGGCGGTCAGCACAATGGCCCCCACCCCACCGAGGAGCAGCATGAAAGTTCCCAGGAATTCGGCGACCAGTTTCTGCCTCACGACAGGGCGACGGTGGGGCTTTGCTCGTAGCTTTCAGGGACATCCAGATTCTTGCTGAGCGCCACAACAAACTTCTCAAGTTGCACTTTCATCTGGTCCCGCACGGTGTTCCACCTGTCCTGACTGCCTCCCGAGGGGTCTGTAAAGGGGTAGTGCAGTCGGATGGTGCTGGCAGGATAGACCGGGCAGGCTTCTGCAGCACTGTCACACACGGTGATCACGTAATCAAAATTCCAGGGATCTGGCAGGTCAAAGAGCTTCTTGCTGGTGTGACTGGACAGGTCAATGCCGATGTCCTGCATGGCCTGCTTTGCCCCTTCTTTGACAAAAGTGGCCTCGGTGCCTGCGCTGTGCACTTCTGCCTGCAAACCGTGTTTCTGGGCAAGGTGTCTGAGCAGCCCTTCACCCATCTGGCTGCGGGCACTGTTGTGGGTGCACAAAATCAAAATTCTGGTCATGCGATCAGGTTAACACATCGATTCTGCTTGATGGGTCAGGGTGTGGTCAAGTCGTCTGGTCAGCAGATCTTCCAGCAGGTTGCCCCCGAGGTGGTACAGGGGAGCCATAACCATGCGGTAGTAGCTGTTTTTACCACGCTGCTCACTTTGTACCAGACCAGCTTCTTTGAGGATGCCCAGATGATAAG from Deinococcus roseus encodes the following:
- a CDS encoding glycoside hydrolase family 43 protein, with protein sequence MRKTTPVLAVALLSTLMACNPGPQPQQQHPGQITTQGQTSIKNADPSVIRVGSTYYSVESDGRLIFVRAASSPANLASAARVQVWGNPGNIPEIWAPEIIRDPATNTHYIYFAGGAGSAHRMYYIKSNSPQSGYNGATFMNLPDNKWAIDGTAFKYKNQWYFTWSGWAGDTNGEQNIYVATMSSPTTVTGGRFIISQPRESWEKVDPNPPTRVNEGPQPIIDPSGQLHIVYSANGSWDVNYCLADLRLKLNGSVTYVWDYYKSNGCLFSSNAPMMGGWNQTLNAKGVGHHSFVLLDGDINTSPPSGASFPLMYHGVPKADNPNPFWAGRYWYTGTFMWWGNTTYTRGSDSNTGWSLKFFE
- a CDS encoding MACPF domain-containing protein; the encoded protein is MTAQPKNQSQEAQTQQTQAAPTFPNIAFLGRGYDLLLTDPLDYASGGSRATVIALQYKNDNVQLVANDHFRFPDSTQNNPDPGGTTSLTFQQMFRQSDYQSQFGETATISGGIPLIAKFSLSESYSQSFSQKSSLQSSTLYTWREVRLVTVNFTPALDDPPPLVLDTDFANAVENLSSSSASDPTYQEFIQQFGTHYTTSVSFGGRAYQYTVVEASTFSSMIAQSIDVQAGASGAFDIFTGSASGSYNQQNTQSYQSATESSTTLKNFSGGSPFDSWDNWVSSVGGQPVPIALTLAPLSDLLNGTNFPNDPDIATRQSLLETAITNYLQANSAPLNNPQPLQSDSTQFYLVNAGGQYLARTQDPSESGNLAMVSDPTSSSVFMYNGPSPLAPDTFVALTNNTFGGHVDAGSDGSQVVFTFAENNGYQQTQLVSVFNNPASPVSGLGTLPSNLMTGDQVYVLHKTAGAMQASGSQVPAVANPTPGDPSLVWTIVSGNGE
- a CDS encoding YnfA family protein, which gives rise to MLNSIFLLLLAGLAEMGGGYLVWLWLREGKPLWMGILGGLILVLYGILPTLQPAVLDFGRVYAAYGGLFSVLSLLWGWMVDGKTPDTPSMVGAFIALIGAIVIVYWPRTA
- a CDS encoding MerR family transcriptional regulator — its product is MLFTIGQLSKTTSESIKTLRYWSDQGLLTHTVSESQYRQYTEKALEEVQFIRSAQKLGWSLTEIKTVLQQGCSGDSECSTVIAALERHIQEAKQRISDIQQLKENLQSRLDWARQQESLNCTSSCCVVLLSEA
- a CDS encoding ArsR/SmtB family transcription factor; its protein translation is MMSWNRLSDLLKALNGETRQKILLSLFRDGKERTVNQVAEEMGLGQSTASEHLTQMKRAGILTSRRMGKEVLYRPDREELLSQLRDLQQLVEECCPPEP
- a CDS encoding flavin-containing monooxygenase; translated protein: MLDTLIIGAGQAGLATAYHLRNTGLNCLLLEAAQKNQGSWPTYYNSLTLFSPARFSALPGLPFPGKPDHYPTRDEVGQYLQNYAKHFRFPIQTGSRVIKISALDSHFEILTHPGETLQSRSVVVASGPFNRPHVPHFPGQERYTGHLLHSSQYQSWEDFAGKRVVVVGAGNSAVQIACELARHATVTLATRNNIRFAPQKLLGVDFHHHLSLIDRLPLGHLLPLGNSSLVFDTGTYQQAIREGKPDQRQVFQSFTPHGVQWSEGNSEKVDAVIFATGFLPNLPFLEGTPALDARGFPVQKQGASLTMPGLYFVGLSGQRTLASASLRGVGQDAAVVVRHLKNHLQHPQRKGITSTH
- a CDS encoding ArsR/SmtB family transcription factor, with the protein product MSPAVPLIQLDTTFESASLEQEQLDQVAWIFKALSDPMRLKILLFLHKPEGNCCGPDICACDLESVTGLTQPTVSHHMKCLISAGLVSGEKRGKWMYYQINKKGFALIQRFLPLLGG
- a CDS encoding DUF6428 family protein, whose amino-acid sequence is MIQISEHLTTRRFLQTLEEQQGLPLVFHLGEDKVVPVGYHVTEIKAVTFETVDCGGKVNQWKDTIVQLWRSNHEKDDQHMTAGKFLKIYGQVASRVHVQQDAEIKFEYGDDGAPAVHFEVSDLRVSDGQLQVHLDWVGVRCKAADRAREAAVLSGQSESTCCGTSSSTENKTSGGCGC
- a CDS encoding MFS transporter, with amino-acid sequence MLKPFYGWTLARVLAVTCTLSYGILYYTFSVFTLPMEQELGWTRAQTSLGFSIALLVSGLLGPILGKHVDKKGARSLMTLGSLMGSVLVLLWANVQTIWQYFAVWTLMGVAWAAVFYEVAFTVIAHWFKQHRSRALLMITLVAGLASTIFIPLSTWLLAHFSWRMSLQVLSGILALGTILPHLIFLRSFPCEVGQTVDGLPETLPSQPVLSSEKPSMVLRTATFWWLTVSFMFGAANSIALAAHMVPMLTERGYSPALISTAAALVGFMSLPGRAIFTPLSDEKVSSLNLTVVTLSAQALAFLSLLVLPGQLGLWLFVGLFGLSNGALTLARAKLIADTFGTSNYGFISGAMNLWASLAKAFFPVLMGLLYLRFHGYGPVLISLSVLSVLSIFSVWQAGRFHPHANSSRTQNT
- a CDS encoding MIP/aquaporin family protein produces the protein MRQKLVAEFLGTFMLLLGGVGAIVLTATGTLHAGLLGIALGHGMGVMFMAYSVGKISGAHFNPAVSFAFLVTRRLPPGDFFGYVLAQLSGAAVAIATLQSLLPEASKQVNYGTPGFFAGLDLPGGLKVEVLFTAILTFVIFRVGTHQNHPQAPLIVGLTITSLICVAGPLTGLMLNPARAFGPTLFSGAWHDHWVFWVGPLLGAVVGALLAEFLHQKPRPE
- a CDS encoding arsenate reductase ArsC; the encoded protein is MTRILILCTHNSARSQMGEGLLRHLAQKHGLQAEVHSAGTEATFVKEGAKQAMQDIGIDLSSHTSKKLFDLPDPWNFDYVITVCDSAAEACPVYPASTIRLHYPFTDPSGGSQDRWNTVRDQMKVQLEKFVVALSKNLDVPESYEQSPTVALS
- a CDS encoding ArsR/SmtB family transcription factor, which translates into the protein MGTPENHQMEFIPGPVFDLLKAIAHEIRYEILSLLAHRELCVCDLEHHLGLNQSKVSYHLGILKEAGLVQSEQRGKNSYYRMVMAPLYHLGGNLLEDLLTRRLDHTLTHQAESMC